In one Haloplanus salinus genomic region, the following are encoded:
- a CDS encoding electron transfer flavoprotein subunit beta/FixA family protein — MKVLVTVKEVAEVADDFEIEGLDIPERYLEYDLNEWDDYAVEAAVRIAEDRDEDVDVVAVTIGPERSEETIRMALAKGVDRAIRVWDDALAEADVLDPTTTARIIAAVAEDEEPALVLSGVQAADTGFGATGVALADLLDMGWAAVVNDLELGDGEASVRRELEGGVEELTTVDLPAVLTIQTGINEPRYASLRGIRQAQRKELAVHSLSDLDLEPSLVDDALTLSGMAKPESESDATIFEGAAGETTAELETVLRDAGVGAE, encoded by the coding sequence ATGAAGGTTCTCGTGACCGTCAAGGAGGTTGCCGAAGTCGCCGACGACTTCGAAATCGAGGGGCTCGACATCCCCGAGAGGTATCTCGAGTACGACCTCAACGAGTGGGACGACTACGCCGTCGAGGCGGCGGTGCGCATCGCCGAGGACCGCGACGAGGACGTGGACGTCGTCGCCGTTACGATCGGTCCGGAGCGAAGTGAAGAGACGATCCGCATGGCGCTAGCGAAAGGCGTCGACCGCGCGATCCGCGTCTGGGACGACGCGCTCGCCGAGGCGGACGTCCTCGATCCGACGACGACCGCCCGGATCATCGCCGCCGTCGCCGAGGACGAGGAGCCGGCCCTCGTGCTCTCGGGCGTCCAGGCTGCGGATACCGGCTTCGGCGCCACCGGCGTCGCTCTCGCCGACCTGCTCGACATGGGGTGGGCCGCCGTGGTGAACGACCTCGAACTCGGTGACGGCGAGGCCTCGGTCCGCCGCGAACTCGAAGGCGGCGTCGAGGAACTGACCACGGTCGACCTTCCCGCCGTGCTGACGATCCAGACGGGCATCAACGAGCCGCGCTACGCCAGTCTTCGCGGGATTCGACAGGCACAGCGCAAGGAACTCGCCGTCCACAGCCTCTCCGATCTCGACCTCGAGCCGTCGCTCGTCGACGACGCCTTGACGCTCTCGGGGATGGCGAAGCCCGAGAGCGAGTCGGACGCGACCATCTTCGAGGGGGCAGCCGGGGAGACGACGGCCGAACTCGAGACGGTCCTGCGGGACGCGGGGGTGGGGGCGGAATGA
- a CDS encoding helix-turn-helix transcriptional regulator, protein MRIAAPLLALLVLCAGTVPAVALADGGTAPAPAVGATPGVDRPVLVGPSLARIDDPEVTTLYVAPDPDGNARWTVSVRYNLSTSSDRTAFADYGREFEAGETDVGLDVAFFRTLAAAAGRETDREMSVRNVSRTATVRNGTGVLSLSFTWTNFVTDTDTGFVIRDAVLMPDNRTWLASIGPSQRLVVETPEGYQVTDTRFGLDNGSVVIDGPHTFREPLSISYQQTSVEGPPAEPGAPLWSLIGGALVVGLILAAVVYVRRRDSTDGASPDVTDGSVDAGVADTPPPERGADVDADAGTDADADEGTETDGVDPALLSDEERVEHLLDRNGGRMKQARIVRETGWSDAKVSQLLSTMADEGRIEKLRLGRENLISLSDEEP, encoded by the coding sequence ATGCGGATCGCTGCGCCCCTCCTCGCCCTCCTCGTCCTCTGTGCCGGGACGGTCCCCGCGGTGGCACTCGCCGACGGCGGCACGGCACCCGCCCCCGCCGTCGGCGCGACACCCGGGGTCGACCGGCCGGTACTCGTCGGTCCGTCCCTCGCCCGCATCGACGACCCCGAAGTCACGACGCTTTACGTCGCCCCCGACCCCGATGGAAACGCCCGCTGGACCGTCTCCGTTCGGTACAACCTCTCGACGTCGTCCGATCGTACCGCCTTCGCCGACTACGGCCGCGAGTTCGAGGCCGGGGAGACCGACGTGGGTCTCGACGTCGCGTTCTTTCGGACGCTCGCCGCCGCCGCCGGCCGCGAAACCGACCGCGAGATGTCGGTCCGGAACGTGAGTCGAACCGCGACCGTCCGGAACGGCACCGGCGTGCTCAGCCTCTCGTTCACCTGGACGAACTTCGTGACCGACACCGACACCGGCTTCGTGATCCGGGACGCGGTGTTGATGCCCGACAACCGTACCTGGCTCGCGTCCATCGGCCCGTCCCAGCGACTGGTCGTCGAGACGCCGGAGGGCTATCAGGTGACTGACACGCGCTTCGGCCTCGACAACGGGTCGGTCGTCATCGACGGCCCGCACACGTTCAGGGAACCGCTCTCCATCTCGTACCAGCAGACGTCGGTCGAGGGGCCGCCCGCCGAACCGGGCGCCCCACTGTGGTCGCTGATCGGCGGTGCCCTGGTCGTCGGTCTGATCCTCGCCGCCGTCGTGTACGTCCGCCGGCGTGACTCGACGGACGGGGCGTCGCCGGATGTCACGGACGGGTCGGTGGACGCCGGCGTGGCCGACACGCCGCCACCCGAACGCGGGGCCGACGTGGACGCAGACGCCGGGACCGACGCCGACGCGGACGAGGGTACGGAGACCGACGGCGTCGACCCCGCCCTCCTCTCCGACGAGGAGCGCGTCGAACACCTCCTCGATCGGAACGGGGGGCGGATGAAGCAGGCCCGCATCGTCCGTGAGACCGGCTGGTCCGACGCCAAAGTGTCACAGTTGCTCTCGACGATGGCCGACGAGGGCCGGATCGAGAAGCTCCGCCTCGGCCGCGAGAACCTCATCTCGTTGTCGGACGAGGAGCCGTAG
- a CDS encoding carboxypeptidase-like regulatory domain-containing protein has translation MRALPIIAAALLCCSAVVGATGGLAGSTANGAPARAGTGASPMAFDAPTLVAQAEGDASLQQINVLDVAPTSVERWGVERQYVDLGPALGLSTNATTDHLRTRAMVERVESAGTTAERRERLETALQNLEARVDDLDERQTTAVAAYGRGEASARELLVTLVRVSIAADELNDRRSRIEELAADTRGFDIDRGRLASLGNQLSAFRGPVREHAEAVLDGGTDPHRFYLATGPRSVTVSTVLDDAYLREAYRGDLRNGAGDAIELEVALDIVAASYPVIWNTTREQTQVFGGGEAYPVRIAHSRGDLTAFVDSDARVVYAEHQRRPLASMVADQRASGTGEEVRLVVNQTYPGGPAQIRVVDAVTGEPIDATVSLAIETNDATRLGTTGDDGVFWTLSPYRRYTVTVEAQGESVEAVVDPGAPPRVDRGPRPDDATTSPTSAPVRTRLSDPGGTDVYQR, from the coding sequence ATGAGAGCCCTCCCCATCATCGCAGCTGCCCTCCTCTGTTGCTCCGCCGTGGTGGGCGCGACCGGCGGCCTCGCCGGATCGACGGCGAACGGGGCGCCGGCCCGCGCCGGAACCGGCGCGTCGCCGATGGCCTTCGACGCCCCCACCCTCGTCGCTCAGGCCGAAGGCGACGCGTCCCTCCAGCAGATCAACGTCCTCGACGTCGCGCCCACGTCGGTCGAACGCTGGGGCGTCGAACGACAGTACGTCGACCTCGGACCGGCGCTCGGCCTATCGACGAACGCGACGACCGACCACCTCCGGACCCGTGCGATGGTGGAGCGCGTCGAGTCCGCAGGCACGACCGCGGAGCGTCGTGAGCGCCTCGAAACGGCGCTGCAGAACCTCGAAGCGCGCGTCGACGACCTCGACGAGCGACAGACGACCGCCGTGGCGGCGTACGGTCGCGGCGAGGCGAGCGCACGTGAACTGCTCGTCACGCTCGTCCGCGTGAGCATCGCGGCGGACGAACTCAACGACCGACGAAGCCGTATCGAGGAACTAGCCGCGGACACACGCGGGTTCGACATCGACCGCGGGCGGTTGGCCTCACTCGGCAACCAACTCTCCGCGTTCAGGGGACCGGTTCGGGAACACGCCGAGGCCGTCCTCGACGGCGGGACCGACCCGCACCGGTTCTACCTGGCGACCGGGCCACGGAGCGTCACCGTCTCGACCGTCCTCGACGACGCGTATCTCCGGGAGGCGTACCGCGGTGATCTCCGGAACGGTGCCGGCGACGCCATCGAACTCGAAGTGGCACTCGATATCGTCGCGGCGAGCTACCCCGTCATCTGGAACACGACGCGCGAGCAGACGCAGGTGTTCGGCGGCGGCGAAGCCTACCCCGTTCGCATCGCGCACAGCCGGGGCGATCTGACGGCCTTCGTCGACAGCGACGCGCGGGTCGTCTACGCCGAACACCAGCGCCGCCCACTCGCGTCGATGGTCGCGGACCAGCGGGCCAGCGGAACCGGCGAGGAAGTGCGTCTCGTGGTGAACCAGACGTACCCCGGTGGACCGGCACAGATCCGCGTCGTCGACGCGGTGACCGGCGAGCCGATCGACGCGACCGTCTCGCTGGCCATCGAGACGAACGACGCGACGCGGCTCGGCACCACCGGCGACGACGGCGTCTTCTGGACGCTCTCACCGTACCGCCGTTACACCGTCACCGTCGAGGCGCAGGGCGAGTCCGTCGAGGCGGTCGTCGACCCCGGTGCCCCACCGCGGGTGGACAGGGGGCCGCGACCCGACGACGCGACGACCTCGCCGACGTCGGCACCGGTACGGACCCGCCTCTCCGACCCGGGCGGCACGGACGTTTATCAGCGATAG
- a CDS encoding type IV pilin gives MTSRALPVGVVCAVVVGTAVVAVGLWTLPATPAVAGATLAVDGDRLVLTHRAGQPVDVRRLDVAVRVDGTPLRHQPPVPFFSARGFRPGPTGPFNAAADPTWEVGERASVRVASTNQPPVVAGARVTVTLRYDGRRLATLTATA, from the coding sequence ATGACCAGTCGTGCCCTCCCGGTCGGCGTCGTCTGTGCCGTCGTCGTCGGGACGGCCGTCGTCGCCGTCGGCCTTTGGACGCTCCCCGCGACACCGGCCGTCGCCGGCGCGACCCTCGCGGTCGACGGGGATCGACTCGTTCTCACGCACCGGGCGGGCCAGCCGGTCGACGTTCGCCGCCTCGACGTGGCCGTCCGCGTCGACGGCACCCCCCTTCGCCACCAGCCGCCGGTCCCGTTCTTCTCGGCGCGTGGCTTCCGCCCGGGACCGACCGGGCCGTTCAACGCCGCCGCCGATCCGACGTGGGAGGTCGGAGAACGCGCGTCCGTTCGGGTCGCGTCGACGAACCAGCCGCCGGTCGTGGCCGGCGCCCGCGTGACGGTGACGCTTCGCTACGACGGGCGGCGGCTGGCGACGCTGACGGCGACGGCCTAG
- a CDS encoding methyltransferase domain-containing protein has translation MGILEDKSRARLFYKYLSKVYDQVNPFIWNEEMRTEALELLDLDPGDQVLDVGCGTGFGTEGLLEYTDDVHGLDQSIHQMEKAFAKFGRTDRVNFYRGDAERLPFADDSFDAVWSSGSIEYWPNPVDALAEFRRIVEPGGPVLVVGPNYPSSSVFQRLADAIMLFYDEAEADRMFAEAGFDDVKHVTMGPAYNPEIAITTLARAPEN, from the coding sequence ATGGGCATCCTCGAAGACAAATCCCGGGCCCGGCTGTTCTACAAGTACCTCTCGAAGGTGTACGATCAGGTCAACCCGTTCATCTGGAACGAGGAGATGCGCACGGAGGCGCTGGAGCTGCTCGACCTCGACCCCGGCGACCAGGTGCTCGACGTGGGCTGTGGTACCGGTTTCGGCACCGAGGGCCTCCTCGAATACACCGACGACGTCCACGGTCTCGACCAGAGCATCCACCAGATGGAGAAAGCGTTCGCGAAGTTCGGCCGCACTGACCGCGTGAACTTCTACCGCGGCGACGCCGAGCGACTCCCCTTCGCCGACGACAGCTTCGATGCCGTCTGGTCCTCGGGGTCCATCGAGTACTGGCCCAACCCCGTCGACGCGCTGGCCGAGTTCCGCCGGATCGTCGAACCCGGCGGCCCGGTGCTCGTCGTCGGTCCTAACTACCCCAGTAGCTCCGTGTTCCAGCGGCTCGCGGACGCCATCATGCTCTTCTACGACGAGGCGGAGGCCGACCGCATGTTCGCCGAAGCCGGCTTCGACGACGTGAAACACGTCACGATGGGGCCGGCGTACAACCCGGAGATCGCCATCACGACGCTGGCGCGGGCGCCCGAGAACTAG
- a CDS encoding thioredoxin family protein produces the protein MTVRLLDFYADWCGPCDAQEPILEELLADYEGVELTKIDVDQDQDTANEYQVQSLPTVVVENDDGIVDRFVGVTQRPDIEDALQRAGA, from the coding sequence ATGACCGTTCGACTGCTCGATTTCTACGCCGACTGGTGCGGCCCGTGTGACGCCCAGGAACCGATTCTTGAGGAACTCCTCGCGGACTACGAGGGCGTCGAGCTGACGAAAATCGACGTGGATCAGGATCAAGACACCGCCAACGAGTATCAGGTCCAGTCCCTCCCGACGGTGGTCGTCGAGAACGACGACGGCATCGTCGACCGGTTCGTCGGCGTCACCCAGCGTCCGGACATCGAGGACGCGCTCCAGCGCGCCGGCGCGTAG
- a CDS encoding preprotein translocase subunit Sec61beta has protein sequence MSGSQSGGLMSSAGLVRYFDAEDRNAIRIDPKTVVAFGVLFGVLVQILNVVSL, from the coding sequence ATGAGTGGGAGTCAGAGCGGCGGCCTGATGTCGAGTGCGGGTCTCGTTCGCTACTTCGACGCCGAGGACCGCAACGCCATCCGGATCGACCCGAAAACCGTCGTGGCGTTCGGCGTCCTCTTCGGCGTCCTCGTCCAGATTCTGAACGTCGTCTCGCTGTAA
- the pdxT gene encoding pyridoxal 5'-phosphate synthase glutaminase subunit PdxT yields the protein MSAGVLIGVIAVQGNVSEHVGAIERAAAATGHDVNVVEIRESGVVPDCDALALPGGESTTISRLLRLEGIDDEIRAHADAGKPILATCAGLIVASRDARDDRVDTLDLIDVSVDRNAFGRQVDSFEAGLDVSGLDDPFHAVFIRAPVVDEVGAGVETLATWEDHPVAVRDGPVVATAFHPELTDDYRIHRLALFDRLDDDAGGNTDTEAETDA from the coding sequence ATGTCTGCCGGCGTTCTGATCGGCGTGATCGCCGTCCAGGGCAACGTGAGCGAACACGTCGGCGCCATCGAACGGGCAGCGGCGGCTACGGGACACGACGTGAACGTAGTCGAGATCCGCGAGTCGGGGGTCGTTCCCGACTGTGACGCCCTCGCACTCCCGGGCGGCGAGTCGACGACGATCTCCCGACTCCTGCGGCTAGAGGGCATCGACGACGAAATCCGCGCCCACGCCGACGCCGGCAAGCCGATTCTCGCGACCTGTGCCGGTCTGATCGTCGCCTCGCGCGACGCCCGCGACGACCGGGTCGACACGCTGGACCTGATCGACGTGAGCGTCGACCGCAACGCCTTCGGCCGACAGGTCGACAGCTTCGAGGCCGGCCTCGACGTGTCGGGGCTCGACGATCCCTTCCACGCCGTGTTCATCCGCGCGCCCGTCGTCGACGAGGTGGGGGCAGGGGTCGAGACGTTGGCGACGTGGGAGGACCACCCCGTGGCGGTGCGTGACGGCCCGGTGGTGGCGACGGCGTTCCACCCCGAACTCACCGACGACTACCGCATCCACCGGTTGGCGCTGTTCGACCGACTCGACGACGACGCCGGCGGCAACACCGACACCGAGGCGGAGACGGACGCGTGA
- the hisE gene encoding phosphoribosyl-ATP diphosphatase: protein MSDDTEAVLDALFATIEDRRDELPEGSYTASLFTHEKGENATLEKIGEEATEVILAAKDDEREELVAESADLVYHLLVLLAMEELTVDDLRSELEARF from the coding sequence GTGAGCGACGACACCGAGGCCGTCCTCGACGCCCTCTTCGCCACGATCGAGGACCGTCGGGACGAACTCCCCGAAGGGTCGTACACCGCGTCGCTGTTCACCCACGAGAAAGGCGAGAACGCGACGCTGGAGAAGATCGGTGAGGAAGCGACCGAGGTCATTCTGGCGGCGAAAGACGACGAGCGAGAGGAACTCGTGGCGGAGTCCGCCGACCTCGTCTATCACCTACTGGTCCTGCTGGCGATGGAGGAACTGACCGTCGACGATCTGCGATCGGAACTCGAAGCGCGGTTCTGA
- the npdG gene encoding NADPH-dependent F420 reductase, with amino-acid sequence MRIALLGGTGDIGEGLALRWAYHTDHEVVIGSRDPEKARAKAEEYETELSSRGVDRKINGFENAMAADRARVIVLAVPAYHVTDTVEAVADALDDETVLVTPATGMKRDDDGFHYNRPGAGSVTQLVANAAPETVPVVGAFHNLAAGRLADLDADLGIDTLLVGDDPDAKDLVSLLADDIDGLRPLDVGGLTNAAEVESLTPLLINVAMHNDGLHDLGVRFD; translated from the coding sequence ATGCGAATCGCACTACTGGGCGGTACCGGCGACATCGGGGAGGGTCTCGCCCTCCGGTGGGCCTACCACACCGACCACGAGGTGGTGATCGGATCGCGCGACCCCGAGAAGGCCCGCGCGAAAGCCGAGGAGTACGAGACCGAACTGTCGAGTCGCGGCGTCGACCGCAAGATCAACGGCTTCGAGAACGCGATGGCGGCCGATCGGGCGCGGGTGATCGTCCTCGCCGTCCCCGCGTACCACGTCACCGACACCGTCGAGGCCGTCGCGGACGCGCTCGACGACGAGACGGTACTCGTCACGCCCGCGACGGGGATGAAACGCGACGACGACGGCTTCCACTACAACCGCCCCGGCGCGGGCAGCGTCACCCAACTCGTCGCGAACGCCGCACCGGAGACGGTGCCCGTCGTGGGTGCGTTCCACAACCTCGCGGCCGGTCGCCTCGCCGACCTGGACGCCGACCTGGGCATCGATACGCTCCTCGTCGGCGACGACCCCGACGCCAAGGACCTCGTCTCCCTCCTCGCCGACGACATCGACGGCCTCCGGCCCCTCGACGTCGGCGGCCTCACGAACGCCGCCGAAGTCGAGTCGCTGACGCCGCTTCTGATCAACGTCGCCATGCACAACGACGGCCTCCACGACCTGGGCGTCCGGTTCGACTGA